In Sesamum indicum cultivar Zhongzhi No. 13 linkage group LG8, S_indicum_v1.0, whole genome shotgun sequence, the sequence TTGGAAAGGGACGGGAAAGATCGAAATTTGATGCTGAGTTGATTGAAGAGGCTGTGATGAGGGTGAGAAATGAGGCATCGGACGAGAATTTGCTGAAATTATTGAAGTTGACGCATGGTTATGATTCATTTAGGGACGGTCAGTTAGAGGCTATAAAGATGGTGCTTTCTAGGAAATCGACAATGCTTGTCTTGCCAACAGGTGCTGGCAAGTCATTATGTTATCAGTTACCAGCACTGGTGTTGCCAGGACTTACACTCGTGGTGAGCCCTTTAGTAGCTTTGATGATTGATCAGCGTGCAGCAGTCAGGTTGCTTTTTTCCTGGTGTCTTAAGTGTGTGCTTTGAGTTTCTTTTTgcttgttcttttttcttaattcttttaaCTAACTCTCtgtatttgttgttgtttAGACAGCAGAAGAGGCTTCTGAAACACTCCGGTTGCTGCAAGAAGGAGTGATAAAGGTTCTTTTATGTCTTTACCTCTTTGGTCGCCCCTGAACCTTTCTCCAATTCTGTTTTTAGTTATATCAGCCACAATGCCATCAGACTTTATAACCACAACATTAGAATTTGACAAATTGGTGTTGCTGGACTGTTTGCAACCAATAAGCTATTCTCTAAACTTTGGATGGACTTCTTTTTGCCAGAACCTTTGAATATATTCCAAAAAGCTAATATATCTTACTTTCTTTCATTTCATGTCCCAGGTCCTTTTTGTTTCGCCGGAAAGGTTTCTGAATGCAGAATTTATTTCCATCTTTTCTCACCCTTCGCCATTATCTCTTGTGGTTGTTGATGAAGCCCACTGCGTATCAGAGTGGTGAGTGCTTCTCGAAAAATTTTCTCCTTtgcttttcaaatttatctttcCTTTACTTGTTTAGCACCCTTCACTAATGTTGTTGTTGGCCGACCATTCTTCATCAGAAAACTTGAActacatttttctcaaatactGAAATATGTTGGCAGGTCACATAATTTTCGACCTTCATATATGAGGCTTAGAGCCTCCTTGCTCCGTGGTAAGCTTAATGCAGGATGCATTCTTGCAATGACTGCAACTGCAACCAAAAAAACATTGTGTGATGTAATGCATGCTTTAGACATTCCTCCAGCAAATCTTATCCAGTCAGCCAAATTGAGGGATAATCTGCATCTGTCAGTTTCTATAAGTGGGAACAGGTATGTGTGTGCATACTCAAGCTAATTAATGGTCTAGTCCCTTAAGCCTCCCCTAAAGTCTGAAAATATCTCTATGTTTCAACAACTTTGCAGAATGAAAGATTTGATGGCACTGCTTAAATCTTCACCTTTTTTGAGTATCAAAAGCATTATCATCTATTGTAAATTCCAGGTGTACTTTTCCCACCATTAATATCACATATATGTGACTCTggtttttgatttttaaattggcGACTTAGCTCAGggatatttatttacttgttATGAATATTAActttcatttaacattttatccTTCATTTTGGTCTATAGTCTGAAACTGACATGATAAGCAAGCATCTCTGTGATAACAATATCTCCGCAAAGGTTAGTGTTGCATTTGCATGCTTCATTCAGTTGAAAGATCAAGCTGTTTTTATCTTGAGATTTTCCCTCATTTGCATATGTGGCATCGAAATAAAAGTACTATTCTTTTTGTTCAGAGTTACCATAGTGGAATTCCTGCAAAAGATAGAAGTCGTGTACAGGATTTATTTTGTGCAAACAGGATTAGAGTGGTAAGAAGTTGGTCTGTTTATCTTTTTTACAGTTTGGCCTCCTGTGCATTAACTTCTTCAATTTTCTGGTATATGAACCAATTTGGtttattcttttctgtttCTAAAGGTTGTTGCAACTGTAGCATTTGGTATGGGACTTGATAAAAGCGATGTTGGAGCTGTAAGTGAACTTTCCTTTCTTCTATTTGCATATCTTTGGATTACTTCACCAATATGGGCACAATTgtattaaagtaaataatttcaataaaccATGCACTAACTTTAAACTTCACCACATATGACGTGCAATTCTTCAGACTCAATGAACTACTTGTAAAATAGTTCAAAGAACGATATCAGGAATTCTTTGAGCAATCAAACCAAGTATCTAATAGCATGCAGATATTGAGAAAGTCTTTATATTAGATGAGGAACTTCTCCATTATGTGTAGATAACTCATTGGCCAGAAAGACTTGCTACCCCAATCTGTAGCAACTCTTACATTGATACAACTATTAGCTGTTTGTCTTTGTTACATTTCTCAGGATAAacttgcttttttcttttatatccacatttatgaaaatttcttCTAATCTTTCCTAATGCTTTTCTCAGGTTATTCATTATAGCTTACCAGAAAGTTTAGAAGAGTATGTTCAGGTAAAAAAAATCCCATGTGCAATTGTCTCCGACTGATTCAGTTGAATGgtgaattttatttcaagCTGCTAAAAATAGATGTACCATCTTGTCAATTCAGGAAATTGGTCGTGCTGGGCGTGATGGTAGATTGTCTTATTGCCATCTTCTTTTTGATGATGCCATATATTTCAAGCTTCGTAGTTTGATGCACAGGTAATTGATTAGACCATTTTGAGGTCTGTTCTCCCTTCTTCATAGCTAAATATCTAGATTGTACTAACATGTTCTGCTTCTCAGCGATGGTGTGGATGAATATGCCGTCAACAAGTTACTCTGTCAAGTCTTTATGAGCGACGGACTTTCAACTGAAGGAATTTGTTCAATGGTTAAAGAATCAGCATGTCGTAAATTTGACATGAAAGAAGAGGTCCTTCACTAGCTGCTTTTGCTTCAAGTTTTAAATGCTTCTTGATTTAGAAGTCTGAATTTTCCCAGTCAAATCTTTGTCTAGACACCTGCATATTGACCTAGAAGCCACTTTTTTCCGGATAATGGGAAATTGTTTATTTCTCTAGCGAACCAGTTCCTTTTGCTGATTCTAGGTTGTTTTTcgaaaatgataaattttggaACAATGACATTTGGGTTTGCCAATACCTCAGATACAAAAAGTGATGCATAAACTTGACCGGCTATTTCTAGTGAGCTTAATCTTATTATGTTGACTCTCACTTTTTCTCGGTGTATAGGTAATTCTAACGATTCTCACACAGTTGGAGTTGGGTGAAGTTCAGTACATTAATTTGCTTCCACAGATAAATGTAACTTGcactttaaattttcatcagGTGAGTAACTTAAACTTTTGCAAAAGTTACCATGTGGaacatatttgtattttcatgCCTTTTGTCTAGTATTTTAGTTTAGGAGAGGTAGTTACCCATTTCTGCAGTTACTTTTACAAATAGGTATCCTGCTTTGGTAACATATGATCTGCATGACGGAATAGCAAGTCAACATGATTACAGTTAATGCTAACATGTTGACTTGTCTGCcttctaattcaaatttgttcTGCCTGGAATCTTGATGAACTTCCTACTGCAGACTCCGCCTCCATTGCTTGCAGCTAAAGATACTGTGGTTGCGGCAATTTTCAAGAAGTGAGAACTATTACTCGGCTCCTACTGACAAATCAAGCTGTTAATTATCCAAATTTGTTTACATAAGCATGCTTTATAAGACAGGTCCGAGATGAAAGATGGGCAGTATGTGTTTCACATTCCATCGGTTGCAAATAGCATCAAGATGCAGCCTATTGACATGTCAAATCACTTGCAGAGTCTAAAGGTTAGTGTGATTGTCTTGTTCCAGTCCTTCCATTGTTTCACTAATATAGCTAGATTAGCATAATAATGATCTGCATCATCCCTAGTTCTTGCAAACAATGTAACAAGGATTATTCTGTGATATATTCTCCTATTGTTGTACCCGAGTATCTCACCAGTTGTATTATACCTAGACCATATTTTATAGATCATGTAATAATAAACTTACTATGTTCacttttattgtaaatttagaTTCATCATTGACAGGATCAATTTTCTTTGGTCAGTTGAAGGGGGAAATCACATATGAGTTGCAAGATCAGGCGTTTTGTTATACAATTTTGAAAGGCCCAAAGGATATTTGTTCTTTAGCAGCGCAGTTGACAAAGTGGCTTGGCGAGGTTGAAACTTGTAAGGTGATTGCCCTTTTTCATGCTATTGGTTGGCTTCCATTCTTCCttctatctttttctttttttccgctttattttctatttatccTTGAGTAGCTATTTGGTTCTGCGGTGCTAAAACTGAAGTTTCTAGAATTAACATgcgttttgtttgttttcatttcttctcttcCCCTATCAAAAGATAGCGAATACTATCCCCAAGGTTTGCCTATGTCTTTACTAGTCATATTTTTCAGTGtgttttaacttatttttatttatcttaccTAATACCAAACCAAACACATTAATCAGAAACTCCAAGAAGCACACAATTATCTGtctttcaaaaataaagaaaattacctTAGACATAGAACCAAACAAAGCCTAAATGTTTCGTGTAGTGTGTGAATTATAATGCTTTAAAGGGCTTTCTCATGGTTCTATCCTGCCATACCACTGTTTATTCCTATTCTATGACCTCCATCTCTGTGTTATCATAGATTAAGACACTCAAAAGAATCCCCAGATTCCATTTGGTTCTCTACTTACTATAATGCTCACAAGACTTCGTTGAAATCCTATCTGCTGCCCTTCTAGCAAATGACAATTGGCTGATAATGCATATGAAAAATTTCTTACCACTTTCCCCTTTGCCAGTGCTAGCTTACCATATTTGCCTATCatgttctaatttttataattttattaagttgCAATATATAGTCACATGCAATTGCCTTTATATAGGTCCGAAAAGTAGATGAGGTGTTTAATGCTGCAACCTTTGCTGCGAAAGTGTGTGATAATGCACATGGTTGCCGCAAGGATCAACATACACCTTGTTTGCAAAAGAAGATTCTCGAGTACTTCAACAGGGATGATGATGTTGGTGTGGCTGTTCAGACGGATCAAAACAGGTTCTGGATTTAGTAAAAACTTCAGCAATATTTAAGCCAGTTCAATTCTTTGCAGTAGAGCTTTCCATGTGTAAGCACCCAATGACATTTATAACCTTGTTATAACTGAACAGATCAAGTATGGAACTCCTTGTGAATTTATTGAACATGAAAAACTGAAATAAGCATGATTTTTGTATTCTTTTGTGCTTCATTTACATGTCATGCTAAAAATCAATATCACTGTTATGCACCTCAGCTGTTCAGAGAAATTGTATCAGTATTATTCAACCTCCACAATGATGGACtactataagttagtaatacTTTAGCTGGCGATTTGCAATTAAGCATGTTTATGTTGTATCAAGAAGCCTGCTTCCAGAAACATATTTGGGCTGTTGTATCATTGAATTAATGTAGACATGTTTCATGTTGCAGTCCATTTTTGCGGGCAGATATAAAGGTAGAGATCCATAAGTTTGCATCCTCGTTCGTTCTTGAAGGAAACTTTATTAGACAAGGTTGTAACTATTCATCCTCCGTTAATGGATTAGGTTTTTCTCCAAAGCAACTCACAGGCGAAATTCACTCCAAGGGCGGTTGCGAGAATACTGCACGGACTTTCCAGTCCAGCCTTTCCTGCTGCTACTTGGTCAAGGACTCATTTTTGGTAATTCTGGGGAAAATtcataaacttttttattatattttttgagaatattttcttttattgtctCTGATAGATAGAAATTGTTGTGAGCTTAATTAGACTAATGCAATTAGACGGAACCTTGTTTCTTCAGTTTGACAAAATAGGCTGACAGTTTTCTGTTCAACTTAAATTTCGTTCGGTGTCTGTCAAGTTCACTTTTACTTTCTCAAATCTCGACAGTCCTATTTTATAATCGGCATGCATGAAATCCACACTGCATGTATCTTCAGTACTACATGTGCGTGATTCCTCCCAAGTATTTCTGATATTTGTGGGATATAAGCCCTCCACCACCCTCTGGATCTCTACTATTCCATAGCTCATGAATTCTTTCAAGTGAAGCAAAAACCAACTGAATTTTCAGGGGAAGATATGCGCATATGGATTTCAGAACAGTAATGGAAGCAGCAAAGCTAGAGCTAATAAATTTTGTGGGAAAGGATGTGAACTAAGCATCCTTTTCGCAGGTGTGTATGCCGAGTATAACACCATTGCTGAAGAATCACGGTAAACCTTTCTTGCCTCAACCTCATATCTCCGATGTAATCATCCTTTGCTTGGAATCAAGTCACTTAATCTCGTTTTGCTGTCTTTCTTTCAGCACGAACATACATACTTGGCACTAGCCACTCTGACTGCTCGTCCATCACAAAGTTTTCCATTATGTGTATAACCAATTACCAGTCACATGGATGTAAATATGATTGCACCTTGTGCATAGCAAAGAAAGCTTGTACCTTTTTCACCATATTAGCCCTGTCTTTGTTGCTGAAGGTGACAAGCAAGGTAATGTGAAAATAATGTTTCATCCGAAGTCAAACGGCTATTTAcaatttctgtatttttcaaatcgAACCATTGCTTTCATTCAAGATCAACAATATTCTTATTCTATGTCCCAATCTTTTTGTTTGCGTGTTGTAGTGAATAAATGTGATGTATTGAaactcttttaaattataaaaactcaaatatttaaaatgtataatcaACTCAATATATACTTCTAACATGTTCCATACACTTCCTTTTTTAACTgtaaatattctttaatttggcagaatttttagttatatatttaattgcaaACATATTTTGATTGGCATCCATTATAACATGAATTTTAGTTGTAAActagtaataaatttaaatttttgaatatattttgatattattatcaatattattgtatttttcatgttACATCAAAGATTATATGTAAGTCATTGTCTGCCTCACAAACGAAATTCCtactattatttgtaattaaacaGTAACTTATGTTAGTTAATGTGAATATTAAAAgacaattcattttatttctttttaaatgttGATAAATTATGATGTTAGAagacaattaaaatataaggatacacaatattataataatataaaacattgAGGGAATATTTGCTGCaatatttcttctatttttctcaacttaatctatgatttttttcatgtaattaattaaaatta encodes:
- the LOC105168383 gene encoding LOW QUALITY PROTEIN: ATP-dependent DNA helicase Q-like 5 (The sequence of the model RefSeq protein was modified relative to this genomic sequence to represent the inferred CDS: substituted 1 base at 1 genomic stop codon), whose protein sequence is MESDSDSDGSHISATPPTSPSIATGFSPTKLLRAADLLSSTKSRTKTSASTSTNSRTILQPNISKKNAKPPPGTDAVGPQPQKTLPVLSNLPFQIKKSANEDGKNAPDGLLHGGHCASKFASFLKVQNKNLNFEADNSVQMKSEASVESAGLGEVVKDEVVGTGLMVKKLRKNLGLIGGNDSDVLTVKRAKCVSEGNFVKLNINGYGRKKFTFKNKKTGFSSSNRRQKYHKSSKGSAGGGRDESGVLDEEGLVVDIGKGRERSKFDAELIEEAVMRVRNEASDENLLKLLKLTHGYDSFRDGQLEAIKMVLSRKSTMLVLPTGAGKSLCYQLPALVLPGLTLVVSPLVALMIDQRAAVRLLFSWCLKCVLXTAEEASETLRLLQEGVIKVLFVSPERFLNAEFISIFSHPSPLSLVVVDEAHCVSEWSHNFRPSYMRLRASLLRGKLNAGCILAMTATATKKTLCDVMHALDIPPANLIQSAKLRDNLHLSVSISGNRMKDLMALLKSSPFLSIKSIIIYCKFQSETDMISKHLCDNNISAKSYHSGIPAKDRSRVQDLFCANRIRVVVATVAFGMGLDKSDVGAVIHYSLPESLEEYVQEIGRAGRDGRLSYCHLLFDDAIYFKLRSLMHSDGVDEYAVNKLLCQVFMSDGLSTEGICSMVKESACRKFDMKEEVILTILTQLELGEVQYINLLPQINVTCTLNFHQTPPPLLAAKDTVVAAIFKKSEMKDGQYVFHIPSVANSIKMQPIDMSNHLQSLKLKGEITYELQDQAFCYTILKGPKDICSLAAQLTKWLGEVETCKVRKVDEVFNAATFAAKVCDNAHGCRKDQHTPCLQKKILEYFNRDDDVGVAVQTDQNSPFLRADIKVFLQSNSQAKFTPRAVARILHGLSSPAFPAATWSRTHFWGRYAHMDFRTVMEAAKLELINFVGKDVN